Proteins from a single region of Mucilaginibacter daejeonensis:
- the recQ gene encoding DNA helicase RecQ, with amino-acid sequence MTPLQALQKYYGYTQFRHQQEAIIKQVMSGGDALVLMPTGGGKSLCYQLPAVLLPGLTLVISPLIALMKDQVDALNLTGIPAAYLNSTQSSGEQTNIISRVKNGEIKLLYLAPERLFSSESRLVSFLKQLPVSLIAIDEAHCISHWGHDFRPEYLMLAHFKTEFPLIPVIALTATADELTRQDIRDKLALHQPAEFVSSFNRPNISYTVSPKKNAYQQLLHFLNERRDESGIIYCLSRAATEDLATDLRAQGYAASAYHAGLDIDTKARNQEQFLRDEIKIMVATIAFGMGINKSNVRYVVHYDLPKNIEGYYQETGRAGRDGLPSEALLFFSAGDAFKLKNFARVEGNEEQSAIMLKKLDDMVKYCQLQTCRRQYLMHYFNEPFGDHCGSCDVCLTEYKTIDGTVLAQKALSAVARLDQRFGANYVIDLLRGSKSEKIWADHKQLKTYGIGADVSKADWQRYIAQLVTQGYLRTTDDQYPILKLTDQSEDVLKGRQKVEFSIAEEVELATELQTPVYEAGLLQDLKTIRLNLAMKENVPAYLILSDATLLEIATYLPQTPNELSKISGFGEVKLVRYGDAFLQATLAYCHQYGLTSKIGTKQSKPATRTKSPRASSGNTQRESLELYKGGLSLDEIAQQRQLSITTIQNHLCGFIETGELDVYELVTAKKIPAIQDAIEKYGTERLAPLKEVLGDAYTYAEIKAVISWSKKDQA; translated from the coding sequence ATGACCCCGTTACAGGCACTACAAAAATATTACGGTTACACGCAGTTCCGTCACCAGCAGGAGGCCATCATTAAACAGGTGATGAGCGGTGGCGATGCTTTGGTGCTGATGCCCACGGGTGGTGGTAAATCGCTTTGTTACCAGTTGCCTGCGGTACTGTTGCCAGGGCTCACACTGGTGATATCGCCCCTGATCGCGTTGATGAAAGACCAGGTGGATGCGCTAAACCTGACCGGCATCCCGGCGGCCTATCTTAACTCTACCCAAAGCAGCGGCGAACAAACCAATATCATTAGCCGTGTCAAAAATGGCGAGATCAAGTTGCTGTATTTGGCGCCTGAGCGGCTGTTCAGTTCGGAGAGCCGTTTGGTAAGCTTTTTGAAACAGCTACCGGTAAGCTTGATCGCGATCGATGAGGCACACTGTATATCGCACTGGGGGCATGATTTCAGGCCCGAGTACCTGATGCTGGCACACTTTAAAACGGAGTTCCCGCTCATACCGGTGATCGCCCTAACCGCCACAGCCGATGAGCTGACCCGGCAAGACATTCGCGACAAGCTGGCCCTGCACCAGCCGGCCGAGTTCGTCTCCTCCTTCAATCGGCCTAACATCAGCTACACCGTGTCGCCTAAAAAGAACGCCTACCAGCAACTGCTCCACTTTTTGAACGAGCGGCGCGACGAGTCGGGCATCATCTATTGCCTGTCGCGCGCGGCCACTGAGGACCTGGCCACCGATCTGCGGGCACAGGGCTATGCGGCCAGTGCCTACCATGCCGGGTTGGACATTGATACCAAGGCCCGCAACCAGGAACAGTTCCTGCGCGATGAGATCAAGATCATGGTAGCTACCATTGCCTTTGGCATGGGTATTAATAAGAGTAACGTGCGGTACGTGGTCCACTACGACCTGCCCAAAAATATAGAAGGTTACTACCAGGAGACCGGCCGTGCCGGGCGCGATGGTTTGCCGTCCGAAGCCTTGCTATTCTTTTCGGCGGGTGATGCTTTTAAGCTCAAGAATTTTGCCCGGGTCGAGGGCAACGAGGAACAAAGCGCCATCATGCTTAAAAAGCTGGACGATATGGTGAAGTACTGCCAGCTACAAACCTGCCGCCGACAGTACCTCATGCACTATTTTAACGAACCCTTTGGTGATCATTGCGGCTCGTGCGATGTTTGCCTCACCGAATATAAGACCATTGATGGTACCGTGCTGGCTCAAAAGGCCCTATCGGCCGTTGCCCGGCTGGATCAGCGCTTTGGCGCGAACTATGTGATCGATCTGCTGCGCGGCTCCAAAAGCGAAAAGATATGGGCCGACCACAAACAGCTCAAGACCTATGGCATTGGTGCCGATGTGAGTAAGGCCGACTGGCAACGCTACATTGCCCAGCTGGTGACCCAGGGCTATTTGCGCACCACCGATGATCAATACCCGATCCTGAAACTGACCGACCAAAGTGAGGACGTGCTGAAAGGCCGCCAAAAGGTAGAGTTCAGCATAGCCGAGGAGGTGGAACTGGCCACCGAGTTGCAGACACCGGTATACGAGGCCGGGCTATTGCAAGACCTCAAGACCATACGCCTCAACCTGGCCATGAAAGAGAACGTACCGGCCTACCTCATTTTGTCTGACGCTACTTTGCTTGAGATCGCCACCTACCTGCCGCAAACCCCTAACGAGCTAAGCAAGATATCGGGTTTTGGTGAAGTGAAATTGGTACGCTATGGCGACGCTTTTTTACAGGCCACACTGGCGTATTGCCACCAGTACGGACTGACCTCCAAGATCGGGACCAAGCAAAGCAAGCCAGCCACCCGCACCAAAAGCCCTCGGGCATCATCAGGTAACACCCAGCGCGAGAGCCTTGAACTATACAAGGGCGGCCTGAGCTTGGACGAGATCGCGCAACAACGCCAGTTAAGCATCACCACCATACAGAACCACCTGTGCGGCTTCATCGAGACCGGCGAACTGGATGTATATGAACTGGTGACAGCCAAAAAGATCCCTGCGATACAGGATGCCATTGAGAAGTATGGCACCGAGCGCCTTGCTCCCCTCAAAGAGGTATTGGGCGATGCCTACACCTATGCCGAGATAAAGGCGGTGATCAGCTGGTCAAAAAAAGATCAGGCATAA
- a CDS encoding tail fiber domain-containing protein, translating to MKNLKFVMVQLALSLFATVALAQTKQVNEDDLKKNMSPVTGALDAVNRLQPVTYQYNTQLVPGVKMPGGTQYGFNADNVRSVLPALVRTESRLYPAGKGSQRSADVSTVDVQGLVPVLLGAIKEQQQQIDALKAELRSLQKNNNTSASVGSK from the coding sequence ATGAAAAATTTGAAATTCGTGATGGTGCAATTGGCACTGTCATTATTCGCTACTGTAGCGTTAGCACAAACCAAACAAGTTAATGAGGACGACCTCAAAAAGAATATGTCGCCCGTGACCGGCGCTTTAGATGCGGTGAACCGACTGCAACCGGTTACTTACCAGTATAATACCCAACTGGTACCGGGTGTGAAGATGCCGGGTGGTACCCAGTATGGTTTCAATGCCGATAATGTACGTTCGGTATTACCGGCCCTGGTACGTACCGAAAGCAGGCTATATCCTGCCGGCAAAGGCAGCCAGCGCTCGGCCGATGTTAGCACCGTTGATGTGCAAGGTTTGGTGCCTGTACTGTTGGGCGCCATCAAAGAGCAGCAACAACAGATCGACGCCCTGAAAGCGGAGTTACGTTCTTTACAAAAGAACAATAACACCTCGGCCTCAGTAGGGAGCAAGTAA